The window GATGCGGGCCTCCGCGTCAGGACCGGGGTAGCCGATCCGCAGCCGCATCATGAAACGGTCGAGCTGCGCCTCGGGGAGCACGTAGGTGCCCTCGAGATCGATCGGGTTCTGCGTGGCGACGACGACGAACGGGCTCGGCACCCGGTAGACCGTTGCGTCGGTGGTGACGGTCTGCTCCTGCATGACCTCGAGGAGCGCGGACTGCGTCTTAGGAGAAGCGCGATTGATCTCATCGCCGAGGACGATGTTGGCGAACACCGGCCCTGGCCTGAAGCTGAACGTCGACGTGACCTGGTCGAACACGGCTACGCCCGTAACGTCGGATGGCAGAAGATCGGGCGTGAACTGGATGCGGTTCCACGTGAGCGCGACCGAAGCGGCAATGGCCCTAGCCAGGGAGGTCTTGCCCACCCCGGGTACGTCCTCGATCAGCAGGTGGCCCTCGGCGATGACGCAGTTGACAGCGGACCGCACGACATCGTCCTTGCCGTGCATGACCTTGCACACGTTGGCGACGAGCTGGTCGACCCGCTGGACGAAGCTGTGCATTTCTGGGCTCATGCTCACGGTCCCGCCCTCACGTTCTTCCTCTTCAAACCGCGCCTCGCCAATCCTGCGATAGGCAAGGCTATCGGGGCGATCATCGCCGCAGCGCTACCACCCGAAGGAGCAGCAGGCGCAAGCGACGTGGTCGACGGCGTGGTCGTCGTGGTGGTGGTCGTCGGTGGTGGCGCAGGTGTCCCCGTGGGGGTGCCGGCATCGACCTGGGTGACCATCCCCAAATAGGTGTACAAGACCCATACGTCGACCTTGCTGGGGTCTAGGCACAGGTCCGGCAGGCTTACAGTCACCCCTGTCGACGGGGGCGGAGCGGCAAGCGGCACCTGGCTGGCGCATGGGTCACCGGTTGGCTGGGAGTATCCACTCGACGCGGTCTTGATCGCCCAGTCGCCGCCGCTTTTAGGGGACCCTGGGCCCCCGTACAGCACGTCGATCTTCTCCGGAATGCAGACGGTCTTCTGGCAGCCCGGGTCCACCCGCGCGCTGAAGGTGTACTGGGGCTGCGTCCCGATCGTGAAGCTGGTTGTCATCGGCGCCGACGACGTCCCGCCGTATACAGCGGTGTCGTGGTCCGAGACGGTGGCCGTGAGGCTGCACCGCCCGCCGAAGTTGACGAGGTCCATCGGCACCTGGAGGACGTTCGAGGACAACGAACCGCTGAACGACGGACCCTGCGTGCTCCCACACGTGTACGCACCACTGGCCTGCATCGGCCCGGGGGGAATGTTGGCGAAAGACACGGCGAGGTTCCCCTGGTTCGGGTCCGACTGGTCGACGCTCGGCTGAACGGAAACGGACATATCGGAGGGCCATGCGAGCGTCGGCGTGAGCGGCGCGCCGGCGACGGTTATCGCGGCGTTCTGATGCCCTTCGGGGTACACGACGACGCTCGGCGTGTACGCGACCCCGGGCGTCACCCCCTGCACGATGGCGGTAGTGGCAGATGTAGGTCCTACGGTGCTCCCCGCGACCCTGTACACGAACTGGGTGGAACGGCTCCCGAACGCTTCGACCGCCGGAACCGACGTGGCGACCTGGAGGGTCACGGACACCGTCTGGCCTTGCGGGACCGACGACCGGTTGAGGGCGATGAGCGATGGATCGGGCGGGCGCCACGCCTGCGTGCAGGACCGGTCCGGCGTCGGGTCGCCGGTGAGCCCGGAGGTGAGCGACCCCTGGACGGAGAACGACAGCGAATCCCCCAGCAATCCGAGGCTGTCCGCGTCGATGGTGACGCTGTTCTGGGCCCCGGGGACCTCGACCGCCGGCGGTTGGCCCACGTAGGCGGTC is drawn from Acidimicrobiales bacterium and contains these coding sequences:
- a CDS encoding MoxR family ATPase, producing the protein MSPEMHSFVQRVDQLVANVCKVMHGKDDVVRSAVNCVIAEGHLLIEDVPGVGKTSLARAIAASVALTWNRIQFTPDLLPSDVTGVAVFDQVTSTFSFRPGPVFANIVLGDEINRASPKTQSALLEVMQEQTVTTDATVYRVPSPFVVVATQNPIDLEGTYVLPEAQLDRFMMRLRIGYPGPDAEARILRTERDEATVGHLAPVMTGQELLELIDFVKHNVEVAPAVENYIVSLCAHTRTLPEVRLGVSPRGSLALLRAARVAAAASGRSYVIPDDVKALAQATLSHRIILRPDAEVHGRTAEEVVTRALESVPVPRMVLR